A region from the Vicia villosa cultivar HV-30 ecotype Madison, WI linkage group LG3, Vvil1.0, whole genome shotgun sequence genome encodes:
- the LOC131662261 gene encoding NAD-dependent protein deacetylase SRT1-like, whose translation MSLGYAEKLSFIEDVGNVGMTEHFDPSTILREKIEQLAVMIKKSKHLVVFTGAGISTSCGIPDFRGPKGIWTLQREGKALPEASLPFHRAVPSLTHMALVELEKAGILKFVISQNVDGLHLRSGIPREKLSELHGNSFMETCPSCGAEYFRDFEVETIGLKETLRRCSNAKCGARLKDTVLDWEDALPPKEMNPAEKHCKQADIVLCLGTSLQITPACNLPLKALRGGGKVVIVNLQKTPKDKNASLVIHGFSDKVIAGVMEHLNLRIPPFIRIDLFQIIVVHALSNDKKYVNWTLQVASSHAQKAALPFIKSVEVSFSDKEGFKEAILDKHPFRLKRRTAYNKTFEMVLNLNFGDGCGCSSLEVDVPIDFMSSTDCFNFDKDVIFQKLRDKAVIESKCGQNAVIERKTTSSPRSDITTYAVVTNLVHYSKPVPDSLTNGDHKKRKDLMIGTGSSWKRSKVSKGKSISKKE comes from the exons ATGTCTCTTGGGTATGCTGAGAAACTTTCCTTCATAGAAGATGTAGGCAACGTTGGAATGACTGAACATTTCGACCCATCTACCATTTTGCGTGAAAAA ATAGAGCAACTCGCTGTTATGATTAAAAAG AGTAAGCATCTAGTAGTGTTTACAGGCGCAGGAATATCAACTTCTTGTGGTATACCTGATTTTCGAGGTCCCAAGGGAATTTGGACGCTTCAG cGTGAAGGTAAAGCCTTGCCGGAAGCATCATTACCATTTCACCGTGCGGTGCCAAGCTTGACTCACATGGCTCTCGTTGAATTAGAAAAGGCTGGTATTTTGAAGTTTGTTATCAGCCAG AATGTCGATGGTCTCCATCTTCGATCTGGAATACCAAGGGAAAAACTGTCTGAACTGCACGGGAATTCCTTTATGGAAACTTGCCCTTCTTGTGGAGCTGA GTACTTTCGAGATTTTGAGGTAGAAACTATTGGTTTAAAGGAGACATTGCGGCGCTGTTCAAATGCAAAATGTGGAGCAAGACTTAAGGATACAGTCCTTGACTGGGAG GATGCGTTGCCTCCGAAGGAGATGAACCCTGCAGAGAAGCACTGCAAACAGGCAGATATAGTGTTATGCTTAGGGACAAG TCTGCAAATAACTCCAGCCTGCAACTTGCCTCTTAAAGCACTTCGTGGCGGAGGTAAAGTTGTCATTGTAAATCTCCAG AAAACCCCAAAGGACAAAAATGCCTCTCTAGTCATTCATGGGTTTTCTGATAAG GTGATTGCAGGTGTCATGGAGCACCTAAATCTGCGGATTCCTCCTTTCATCAGGATTGACCTTTTCCAGATTATTGTAGTGCATGCTTTGAGCAACG ATAAAAAATATGTGAACTGGACACTCCAAGTTGCAAGTTCGCATGCCCAGAAAGCAGCATTGCCTTTCATCAAGTCTGTTGAG GTTTCCTTCTCGGACAAGGAAGGTTTCAAAGAAGCCATTCTGGATAAGCATCCATTTCGGCTTAAAAG AAGAACAGCATATAACAAAACATTTGAAATGGTTCTAAACCTCAATTTTGGCGATGGCTGCGGTTGCTCGTCCCTTGAAGTTGATGTCCCGATTGATTTTATG AGTTCAACTGACTGCTTCAACTTCGACAAGGATGTCATATTCCAAAAGCTGAGAGACAAGGCAGTCATCGAGTCAAAATGCGGTCAGAATGCCGTTATTGAGAGAAAAACCACCTCGTCTCCTAGAAGCGACATTACTACCTATGCAGTTGTAACTAATCTTGTTCATTACAGCAAACCAGTCCCCGATTCTCTAACCAATGGTGAtcataaaaagagaaaagatctcATGATCGGTACAGGCTCGTCTTGGAAGCGTTCAAAAGTTTCTAAGGGTAAATCCATATCAAAGAAGGAATGA